A region from the Arvicola amphibius chromosome 12, mArvAmp1.2, whole genome shotgun sequence genome encodes:
- the LOC119827737 gene encoding olfactory receptor 6K3-like produces the protein MVTEFVFSGFLQLQTSGLLYFFTLLFIYIFIMAGNLMIFFAVRLDTRLHNPMYNFISIFSFLEMWYSTATIPKMLSNLISQHKTISFAGCLLQVYFFHSLRNTEGTLLTVMAIDRYVAICHPLCYPKIMTPRLCAQLTAGSCIFGFLFLLPEIVWISSLTFCGPNQIHKIFCDFTFLLKLACTDASVILVQDVIHALAILITSLIISLSYVRIIVVILSILSTEVCKKAFSTCPAHIAVFLLFFGSVTLMYLRFSATYTPFWDNTIALTFSVFAPLFNPIIYSLRNKDMKDAIKKLFCPQKVINESGGAERQLVWIDETTLKLESEAGQRRGLVEGDKEDWGDDHLEFTADDENVAEEEENDRDKTNNEETLKDIVT, from the exons atgg TGACTGAATTTGTCTTTTCTGGTTTCCTCCAGCTCCAGACTAGTGGCCTCCTGTACTTTTTCACTTTACTTTTCATCTACATCTTTATTATGGCAGGAAACCTGATGATCTTCTTTGCTGTAAGGCTGGACACCCGTCTTCACAATCCCATGTATAATTTCATAAGCATCTTCTCATTTCTTGAGATGTGGTACTCAACAGCTACCATCCCTAAGATGCTCTCCAATCTGATCAGTCAGCACAAGACCATCTCCTTCGCTGGCTGCCTCTTGCAAGTGTACTTCTTCCATTCCCTTAGAAACACTGAAGGGACACTTCTCACTGTCATGGCTATTGACAGGTATGTTGCTATCTGCCACCCACTCTGCTATCCTAAAATCATGACACCAAGGCTGTGCGCTCAGCTTACTGCTGGTTCTTGTATATttggcttcctcttccttctacctGAGATTGTGTGGATTTCTAGTCTAACCTTTTGTGGTCCCAATCAAATCCATAAGATATTCTGTGATTTCACCTTTTTGTTGAAGTTAGCCTGTACAGATGCCTCTGTGATTCTGGTTCAAGATGTGATTCATGCTCTTGCTATTCTGATAACAAGTCTGATTATTTCCCTTTCTTATGTAAGAATTATTGTTGTTATCCTGAGCATCCTTTCAACAGAGGTATGTAAGAAGGCCTTTTCCACCTGTCCCGCCCACATTGCTGTCTTCCTGTTGTTTTTTGGCAGTGTGACCCTTATGTATCTTCGATTCTCTGCCACTTATACACCATTCTGGGATAACACTATTGCTCTTACATTTTCTGTATTTGCTCCCCTTTTCAATCCTATTATATATAGCCTGAGAAATAAGGACATGAAAGATGCAATTAAAAAACTCTTTTGTCCTCAAAAGGTGATCAATGAATCAG GGGGTGCAGAACGGCAGCTCGTGTGGATAGACGAGACCACCCTGAAGTTGGAATCTGAGGCAGGTCAGAGGAGGGGTCTGGTAGAGGGTGATAAAGAAGATTGGGGAGATGACCACTTGGAGTTTACGGCGGATGATGAAAATGtggctgaggaagaagagaatgacaGAGACAAGACCAACAATGAGGAGACACTTAAGGACATAGTCACTTAA
- the LOC119827736 gene encoding olfactory receptor 6K2: MEFSNWTTAQEFIFSAFPCSWGDSVICFIPLLFIYAFIIVGNLVIITVVQRNTHLHTPMYFFISALSFLEIWYTTATIPKMLSSLLSERRSITLNGCVLQMYFFHSTGISEVCLLTVMAFDRYLAICSPLHYPTIMTPRLCAQLTLGCCVCGFLTPLPEIAWIATLPFCGSNHLEHIFCDFLPVLRLACTDTHTIVMIQVVDIIHAVEIITAVMLIVMSYVGIVAVILGIRSAEGRRKAFSTCVSHLTVFLLFFGSVALMYLRFSATYSLFWDTAIALAFAVLSPFFNPIIYSLRNKEIKEAIKKHIGQVSVLIHKSRNLT; encoded by the coding sequence ATGGAGTTCTCTAACTGGACCACTGCTCAGGAATTCATTTTTTCTGCTTTCCCTTGCTCCTGGGGTGATTCTGTCATCTGCTTCATCCCACTGCTCTTCATCTATGCTTTCATTATTGTCGGAAACCTGGTTATCATCACAGTGGTCCAGAGAAATACGcacctccacacacccatgtacttctttaTCAGTGCCCTTTCCTTCCTGGAGATTTGGTACACCACTGCTACCATCCCAAAGATGCTCTCTAGCCTGCTTAGTGAGCGAAGGAGTATTACTCTGAATGGTTGTGTCCTGCAGATGTATTTCTTCCACTCTACAGGCATCAGTGAGGTTTGTCTCTTGACAGTGATGGCTTTTGATCGCTACCTGGCCATCTGCAGCCCTCTTCATTATCCTACCATCATGACTCCTAGACTGTGTGCCCAACTGACCCTAGGTTGCTGTGTCTGTGGCTTTCTCACACCCCTCCCTGAGATTGCCTGGATTGCCACGCTGCCTTTCTGCGGCTCGAATCACCTTGAGCACATCTTCTGTGACTTCCTCCCAGTGTTGCGCCTGGCCTGCACAGACACCCACACCATTGTCATGATCCAGGTGGTAGATATTATCCATGCTGTTGAGATCATTACAGCAGTCATGCTCATTGTCATGTCCTATGTTGGTATCGTGGCTGTGATTCTGGGCATCCGGTCAGCTGAAGGCCGCCGCAAAGCCTTTTCCACGTGCGTCTCCCACCTGACGGTCTTTTTGCTCTTCTTTGGCAGTGTGGCTCTCATGTATCTTCGCTTCTCTGCTACCTACTCGTTGTTCTGGGACACTGCCATTGCTCTGGCCTTTGCTGTTCTATCCCCCTTCTTCAATCCCATCATCTATAGCCTGAGGAACAAGGAGATAAAAGAAGCCATTAAAAAGCACATAGGTCAAGTGAGCGTCTTAATTCACAAGAGCAGGAACCTTACATAA
- the LOC119827872 gene encoding 60S ribosomal protein L29-like, translating to MAKSKNHTTHNQSRKWHRNGIKKPRSQRYESLRGVDPKFLRNMRFAKKHNKKGLKKMQANNAKAASARAEAIKALVKPQVVKPKVPKGPSRKLTHLAFIAHPKLGKRIRSYMARGCRLQKTKPKVQAKAEASAAAQAPKGAQAPVKAP from the coding sequence ATGGCCAAGTCcaagaaccacaccacacacaaccagtcccggaaatggcacagaaatggcatcaagaaacccCGGTCACAAAGATATGAATCTCTCAGGGGGGTCGaccccaagttcctgaggaacatgcgttttgccaagaagcacaacaagaaaggcctgaagaagatgCAGGCAAATAACGCAAAGGCCGCGAGTGCACGTGCGGAGGCCATCAAGGCCCtggtgaagccccaggtggtgaagCCCAAGGTGCCAAAGGGCCCCAGCCGCAAACTCACCCATCTCGCTTTCATTGCTCACCCCAAGCTTGGGAAGCGGATTAGAAGCTACATGGCCAGGGGTTGTAggctccaaaaaacaaagcccaaggttcaagccaaggcagaggcctcagctgcagctcaggctcccaaaggTGCCCAGGCCCCTGTGAAGGCCCCATAA